From a single Sander vitreus isolate 19-12246 chromosome 4, sanVit1, whole genome shotgun sequence genomic region:
- the hyal2a gene encoding hyaluronidase-2: MLCWSLPDWKVLLLIVLLWDCICALGLKPTRWPLYSKKPLLLAWNAPTEDCAPRHGIRFQLDLFQIVASPNEGFFRQNLTIFYEDRLGLYPFFKPDETAVNGGLPQVASVTQHLEKMKEGVQKYIREPGAKGLAVIDWEQWRPLWIRNWETKDVYRRHSRELVRQKNPTWPPEQVGKVAQQEFEMSAKKFMLETLRLAKNLRPNQLWGFYLFPDCYNHDYRRTLENYTGRCPDVEVARNEQLKWLWTESTALFPSIYMAPVLRSSDSGRQFVRNRVKEGMRLASTGDGLARPVFVYTRPTYTNSLEQLTETDLVSTIGESVALGAAGIIIWGDVAYASSKNSCSDLDVYLRGRLSQYLINVSMAAELCSQTLCGSHGRCLRKNSDSNVYLHLNPLYHTIGTQNGRPTVVSELGEEEETSFRTEFQCQCYSGYQGVDCDQKDPLHQRGTASQIMASALQCVILLVTSLLLC; this comes from the exons ATGTTGTGCTGGTCTTTGCCTGACTGGAAAGTACTGCTGCTGATTGTACTGCTTTGGGACTGCATCTGTGCTTTGGGACTGAAACCCACGAGATGGCCACTGTATTCAAAAAAGCCATTGCTCCTTGCTTGGAATGCCCCGACTGAGGACTGTGCCCCACGGCATGGTATTCGCTTTCAGCTGGACCTTTTCCAAATCGTAGCCTCACCCAATGAGGGCTTCTTTAGGCAGAACCTCACCATCTTCTATGAGGACCGATTAGGCCTGTACCCCTTCTTTAAGCCAGATGAAACCGCGGTGAACGGGGGGCTGCCGCAGGTGGCCAGTGTCACGCAGCACCTGGAAAAGATGAAGGAGGGAGTGCAGAAGTACATCCGGGAACCAGGGGCCAAGGGTCTGGCAGTTATTGACTGGGAGCAGTGGCGCCCACTCTGGATACGTAACTGGGAAACCAAAGATGTTTACCGCAGACATTCTCGTGAGTTAGTGCGTCAGAAGAACCCGACATGGCCTCCGGAGCAGGTGGGAAAAGTGGCCCAGCAGGAGTTTGAGATGTCTGCCAAGAAATTCATGCTGGAGACGCTGAGGCTCGCCAAGAACCTGAGGCCAAACCAGCTGTGGGGTTTCTACCTGTTCCCCGACTGCTACAATCACGACTACAGGCGCACTCTGGAGAACTACACAGGCCGCTGTCCTGATGTGGAGGTGGCCCGCAACGAGCAGCTGAAATGGTTGTGGACTGAGAGCACGGCCCTCTTCCCCTCCATCTACATGGCCCCTGTGCTGCGTTCCTCAGACTCTGGACGCCAGTTTGTCCGGAACCGAGTGAAGGAGGGGATGCGTTTGGCATCAACAGGCGATGGGTTGGCACGTCCTGTCTTTGTGTACACCCGGCCCACTTACACCAACTCCCTGGAACAGCTGACAGAG ACTGACCTCGTCTCCACCATTGGGGAGAGCGTGGCTTTGGGAGCAGCTGGAATCATCATATGGGGAGATGTAGCTTATGCAAGCAGCAAA AACAGCTGTTCCGACCTGGACGTGTATTTACGGGGTCGGCTAAGTCAGTACCTCATCAACGTCTCCATGGCAGCAGAGCtatgtagccagaccttatgTGGTTCTCACGGCCGATGTCTGCGCAAAAATTCCGACAGCAACGTTTACTTGCATCTAAACCCCCTCTACCACACTATCGGCACACAAAACGGCAGGCCAACAGTTGTCAGTGAGCTTGGCGAAGAAGAGGAGACCAGTTTTCGCACCGAGTTTCAGTGCCAGTGCTACAGCGGCTATCAGGGAGTGGACTGTGATCAGAAAGACCCTCTACACCAAAGAGGGACGGCATCTCAAATC